A part of Rattus norvegicus strain BN/NHsdMcwi chromosome 4, GRCr8, whole genome shotgun sequence genomic DNA contains:
- the Tuba8 gene encoding tubulin alpha-8 chain: MRECISVHVGQAGVQIGNACWELFCLEHGIQADGTFGTQASKINDDDSFTTFFSETGNGKHVPRAVMVDLEPTVVDEVRAGTYRQLFHPEQLITGKEDAANNYARGHYTVGKESIDLVLDRIRKLTDACSGLQGFLIFHSFGGGTGSGFTSLLMERLSLDYGKKSKLEFAIYPAPQVSTAVVEPYNSILTTHTTLEHSDCAFMVDNEAIYDICRRNLDIERPTYTNLNRLISQIVSSITASLRFDGALNVDLTEFQTNLVPYPRIHFPLVTYAPIVSAEKAYHEQLSVAEITSSCFEPNSQMVKCDPRHGKYMACCMLYRGDVVPKDVNVAIAAIKTKRTIQFVDWCPTGFKVGINYQPPTVVPGGDLAKVQRAVCMLSNTTAIAEAWARLDHKFDLMYAKRAFVHWYVGEGMEEGEFSEAREDLAALEKDYEEVGTDSFEEENEGEEF; this comes from the exons AGGGAATGCATATCAGTCCATGTGGGTCAAGCGGGAGTTCAGATTGGCAATGCCTGCTGGGAGCTCTTCTGTTTGGAGCATGGTATCCAGGCGGATGGGACCTTTGGCACTCAGGCCAGCAAGATCAACGACGACGACTCCTTCACCACATTTTTCAGTGAGACTGGCAACGGAAAACATGTGCCCCGGGCTGTCATGGTGGACCTGGAGCCTACAGTAGTAG ACGAGGTGCGGGCAGGGACCTACCGCCAGCTCTTCCACCCTGAGCAGCTGATCACAGGGAAGGAGGATGCAGCTAACAATTACGCCCGCGGACACTATACGGTGGGCAAGGAGAGCATCGATCTGGTGCTGGACCGGATCCGTAAACTG ACTGATGCCTGCTCCGGCTTGCAGGGTTTCCTGATCTTCCACAGTTTTGGTGGGGGCACAGGCTCTGGCTTCACTTCTCTGCTGATGGAACGCCTTTCTCTTGATTATGGCAAGAAGTCCAAGCTAGAATTTGCCATCTACCCAGCCCCACAGGTCTCCACAGCAGTGGTGGAGCCCTATAACTCCATCCTGACCACCCATACCACTCTGGAACACTCTGATTGTGCTTTCATGGTGGACAATGAAGCCATCTACGACATCTGCCGCAGGAACCTGGATATTGAGCGCCCCACCTATACCAACCTCAACCGCCTCATCAGCCAGATTGTCTCCTCCATCACGGCCTCTCTCCGCTTTGATGGAGCCCTCAACGTGGACCTCACagagttccagaccaacctggtACCCTACCCCCGAATCCACTTCCCGCTGGTCACTTACGCACCCATCGTCTCTGCCGAGAAAGCCTACCACGAGCAGCTGTCTGTGGCAGAGATAACCAGCTCTTGCTTCGAGCCCAACAGCCAGATGGTGAAATGTGACCCACGTCACGGCAAATACATGGCCTGCTGCATGCTCTACCGTGGTGATGTGGTACCCAAGGATGTGAATGTCGCCATTGCTGCCATCAAGACCAAGAGAACTATTCAGTTTGTTGACTGGTGTCCCACAGGCTTCAAG GTGGGCATTAACTACCAGCCACCTACTGTCGTGCCAGGAGGAGACCTGGCCAAAGTCCAGCGAGCAGTATGCATGCTGAGCAACACCACAGCAATCGCAGAGGCCTGGGCCCGCCTTGACCATAAGTTCGACCTCATGTATGCCAAACGGGCCTTTGTACATTGGTATGTTGGAGAGGGAATGGAAGAAGGAGAATTTTCTGAGGCCAGGGAGGACCTGGCTGCTCTGGAGAAGGATTATGAAGAAGTGGGGACTGATTCgtttgaagaagaaaatgaggggGAGGAATTTTAA
- the Tuba8 gene encoding tubulin alpha-8 chain isoform X2 has protein sequence MEPRGCSWTAVSKKLPRECISVHVGQAGVQIGNACWELFCLEHGIQADGTFGTQASKINDDDSFTTFFSETGNGKHVPRAVMVDLEPTVVDEVRAGTYRQLFHPEQLITGKEDAANNYARGHYTVGKESIDLVLDRIRKLTDACSGLQGFLIFHSFGGGTGSGFTSLLMERLSLDYGKKSKLEFAIYPAPQVSTAVVEPYNSILTTHTTLEHSDCAFMVDNEAIYDICRRNLDIERPTYTNLNRLISQIVSSITASLRFDGALNVDLTEFQTNLVPYPRIHFPLVTYAPIVSAEKAYHEQLSVAEITSSCFEPNSQMVKCDPRHGKYMACCMLYRGDVVPKDVNVAIAAIKTKRTIQFVDWCPTGFKVGINYQPPTVVPGGDLAKVQRAVCMLSNTTAIAEAWARLDHKFDLMYAKRAFVHWYVGEGMEEGEFSEAREDLAALEKDYEEVGTDSFEEENEGEEF, from the exons AGGGAATGCATATCAGTCCATGTGGGTCAAGCGGGAGTTCAGATTGGCAATGCCTGCTGGGAGCTCTTCTGTTTGGAGCATGGTATCCAGGCGGATGGGACCTTTGGCACTCAGGCCAGCAAGATCAACGACGACGACTCCTTCACCACATTTTTCAGTGAGACTGGCAACGGAAAACATGTGCCCCGGGCTGTCATGGTGGACCTGGAGCCTACAGTAGTAG ACGAGGTGCGGGCAGGGACCTACCGCCAGCTCTTCCACCCTGAGCAGCTGATCACAGGGAAGGAGGATGCAGCTAACAATTACGCCCGCGGACACTATACGGTGGGCAAGGAGAGCATCGATCTGGTGCTGGACCGGATCCGTAAACTG ACTGATGCCTGCTCCGGCTTGCAGGGTTTCCTGATCTTCCACAGTTTTGGTGGGGGCACAGGCTCTGGCTTCACTTCTCTGCTGATGGAACGCCTTTCTCTTGATTATGGCAAGAAGTCCAAGCTAGAATTTGCCATCTACCCAGCCCCACAGGTCTCCACAGCAGTGGTGGAGCCCTATAACTCCATCCTGACCACCCATACCACTCTGGAACACTCTGATTGTGCTTTCATGGTGGACAATGAAGCCATCTACGACATCTGCCGCAGGAACCTGGATATTGAGCGCCCCACCTATACCAACCTCAACCGCCTCATCAGCCAGATTGTCTCCTCCATCACGGCCTCTCTCCGCTTTGATGGAGCCCTCAACGTGGACCTCACagagttccagaccaacctggtACCCTACCCCCGAATCCACTTCCCGCTGGTCACTTACGCACCCATCGTCTCTGCCGAGAAAGCCTACCACGAGCAGCTGTCTGTGGCAGAGATAACCAGCTCTTGCTTCGAGCCCAACAGCCAGATGGTGAAATGTGACCCACGTCACGGCAAATACATGGCCTGCTGCATGCTCTACCGTGGTGATGTGGTACCCAAGGATGTGAATGTCGCCATTGCTGCCATCAAGACCAAGAGAACTATTCAGTTTGTTGACTGGTGTCCCACAGGCTTCAAG GTGGGCATTAACTACCAGCCACCTACTGTCGTGCCAGGAGGAGACCTGGCCAAAGTCCAGCGAGCAGTATGCATGCTGAGCAACACCACAGCAATCGCAGAGGCCTGGGCCCGCCTTGACCATAAGTTCGACCTCATGTATGCCAAACGGGCCTTTGTACATTGGTATGTTGGAGAGGGAATGGAAGAAGGAGAATTTTCTGAGGCCAGGGAGGACCTGGCTGCTCTGGAGAAGGATTATGAAGAAGTGGGGACTGATTCgtttgaagaagaaaatgaggggGAGGAATTTTAA